In Corylus avellana chromosome ca2, CavTom2PMs-1.0, the following proteins share a genomic window:
- the LOC132170579 gene encoding GRF1-interacting factor 1, translated as MQQHLMQMQPMMAAYYPNNVTTDHIQQYLDENKSLILKIVESQNSGKLGECAENQARLQRNLMYLAAIADSQPQPPTMHGQFPSSGIMQPGAHYMQHQQAQQLTPQSLMAARSSMLYSQQPFSALQQQLHSQLGMSSSGSAGLHMMQSDASHAGGSGPLGVGGFPDFGRGSSGEGLQGGRGMGGGSKQDIGSAGSAEGRGGSSTSHDVDGGETLYLKAADDGN; from the exons ATGCAGCAGCACCTGATGCAGATGCAGCCCATGATGGCAGCCTATTACCCCAACAACGTCACCACTGATCACATTCAACAg TATCTGGATGAGAACAAATCACtaattttgaagattgttgaGAGCCAGAATTCAGGAAAACTGGGCGAGTGTGCAGA GAACCAAGCAAGGCTACAGCGAAACCTTATGTACCTGGCTGCAATTGCAGATTCTCAGCCCCAACCCCCTACCATGCATGGTCAG TTTCCCTCCAGTGGCATTATGCAGCCAGGAGCGCACTACATGCAACACCAACAGGCTCAACAGTTGACACCTCAATCGCTTATGGCAGCACGCTCCTCCATGTTGTACAGCCAGCAGCCATTTTCGGCTCTGCAACAGCAGTTACACAGCCAGCTTGGTATGAGCTCTAGTGGAAGTGCAGGACTTCACATGATGCAAAGTGATGCTAGTCATGCAGGAGGCAGTGGGCCACTCGGGGTTGGAGGGTTTCCTGATTTTGGCCGTGGCTCCAGCGGAGAAGGCTTGCAGGGTGGTAGGGGGATGGGAGGTGGAAGCAAGCAAGATATTGGGAGTGCTGGGTCTGCTGAAGGGCGAGGGGGGAGCTCCACAAGCCATGATGTTGATGGCGGCGAGACTCTTTACTTAAAAGCTGCCGATGATGGGAATTGA